One segment of Methanofastidiosum sp. DNA contains the following:
- a CDS encoding VCBS repeat-containing protein, with translation MKKIISVLLASLLVLSSGLIFAEEYTNSPFALVDNPTSLFVYDLNKDGKDEILVSSTDGRLRAFDLSGFEKWSYVADGVLYSIYVEDIDGDGLADVIIGTGEINQQTFRFSSGKVIVLNHFGRIKWDYETTSAVKSIYVTDFDKDGKLDVLASSDDGVLYALTNMGTLKWDEFTGSKSPAFAANVLGSADIIIVHGQAILNANGKIVKTAPDFFEWKKYILDDLNKDGKTEFIMISHYPFVSVFNLENADLKAIWQHQCDGDAMDALVNDLDGDGKLEVVVSSAKWLDSSNTYGEGKIYILNGNDGSIKKSITLSSPAFYLGISDINSDGKKDIIYTSDKGVNFLLYGPPEKIEETKEQLLPKEESNPIETQPKNTPGFEIGALSAAIVLVGYYLKRRK, from the coding sequence ATGAAAAAAATAATATCAGTATTACTTGCATCCTTACTAGTTTTATCATCAGGATTAATCTTTGCTGAAGAGTATACAAATTCTCCATTTGCTTTGGTAGATAATCCAACGTCTTTGTTTGTATACGACTTAAATAAAGATGGAAAAGATGAAATATTGGTTAGTTCGACTGACGGTAGGCTTCGTGCATTTGATTTATCAGGATTTGAAAAATGGTCCTATGTTGCAGATGGAGTGCTGTACTCTATTTATGTTGAGGACATTGACGGAGATGGACTTGCAGACGTTATTATAGGAACTGGAGAAATAAATCAGCAAACATTTAGATTTTCCTCTGGTAAAGTGATTGTTCTTAATCATTTTGGAAGAATAAAATGGGACTATGAAACAACAAGCGCAGTCAAAAGCATATATGTTACGGACTTTGATAAAGACGGAAAACTTGATGTCTTAGCTTCTTCCGACGATGGCGTTTTATATGCCTTAACTAATATGGGCACTTTAAAATGGGATGAATTTACAGGATCCAAGTCCCCTGCTTTTGCTGCTAATGTATTAGGCAGTGCGGATATCATAATAGTTCATGGGCAAGCAATTTTGAATGCAAATGGTAAAATAGTAAAAACAGCGCCTGATTTCTTCGAATGGAAAAAATACATACTTGACGACTTAAATAAAGATGGAAAGACTGAATTCATTATGATTTCCCATTATCCTTTTGTATCAGTATTTAATCTTGAAAATGCTGATCTTAAAGCAATTTGGCAGCATCAGTGCGATGGGGATGCTATGGATGCATTAGTTAATGACTTAGACGGTGATGGGAAATTAGAAGTAGTAGTTTCCTCAGCTAAATGGTTGGATTCTTCTAATACTTATGGCGAAGGTAAGATCTACATACTTAACGGTAACGATGGCTCAATTAAAAAGAGCATCACTTTATCTTCTCCTGCATTCTATTTAGGGATTTCAGATATTAACAGTGATGGTAAAAAAGATATAATCTACACATCAGACAAAGGTGTCAATTTTTTATTATATGGCCCTCCTGAAAAGATAGAAGAGACGAAGGAACAACTTCTTCCAAAAGAAGAGTCAAATCCCATAGAAACACAGCCAAAAAATACGCCAGGATTTGAAATTGGTGCACTTAGTGCGGCTATAGTTCTAGTAGGATACTACTTAAAAAGAAGAAAATAA